Proteins encoded in a region of the Chryseobacterium piperi genome:
- a CDS encoding IS1182 family transposase: MLSTSKVVFKDYTPKENLLFPPNLSELIDERHPVKIVSNIIDGLDIKSLIKTYKPGGTSCYHPKMLLKVLIYGYLSNIYSSRKMEQALKENIHFMWLSAMSRPDHNTLNRFRSERLKGEIKAIFTQIVLLLEKEGLVSLKTTFVDGTKIEANANRYTFVWGRAVKKHKERIAEQLEELWNYAETVAKDELENTESIDFKEVDSEKVTQTIEKINEVLKDKKVASKVRQKLNYAKKNWADNLEKYKKQQELLEDRNSYSKTDTDATFMRMKEDHMRNGQLKPAYNLQISTHRQFILHYSIHPNPTDTKTLATHLLGFEESYHKAPKELVADAGYGSEENYNLLKSKKIKAYVKYNYFRKDQKSGQITTSQNNPKLAKIREKVFKLLNTSKGIKLRKQRCHDVEPVFAELKHNKNFKRFMLRGKNKVEVEIGILAIAHNLKKMSKAA; the protein is encoded by the coding sequence GTGTTAAGTACGTCAAAAGTAGTCTTTAAAGATTACACCCCCAAAGAAAATCTGCTTTTTCCTCCCAATTTATCGGAGTTGATTGATGAGCGACATCCTGTGAAAATTGTTTCAAACATTATTGATGGCTTGGATATCAAAAGCTTAATTAAAACCTACAAACCTGGCGGAACATCTTGCTACCACCCGAAAATGCTTTTGAAAGTTTTGATTTATGGCTATTTAAGCAATATCTATTCAAGCCGCAAAATGGAGCAGGCCTTGAAAGAAAACATCCATTTTATGTGGCTCTCTGCAATGAGCCGTCCCGATCATAACACCTTAAACAGGTTCCGTAGTGAACGATTGAAAGGTGAGATTAAAGCTATTTTCACACAAATTGTTCTTCTTTTGGAAAAGGAAGGTTTGGTAAGTCTGAAAACCACTTTTGTAGATGGCACCAAGATAGAAGCCAATGCCAATCGCTATACTTTTGTTTGGGGAAGAGCTGTCAAAAAACACAAAGAAAGGATTGCAGAGCAATTAGAAGAGCTTTGGAACTATGCAGAAACAGTTGCCAAAGACGAGCTTGAAAATACAGAAAGTATTGATTTTAAAGAAGTAGATTCTGAAAAAGTAACTCAAACCATCGAAAAGATCAATGAAGTTTTGAAAGATAAAAAAGTAGCTTCAAAAGTTCGTCAGAAACTGAATTATGCTAAGAAAAACTGGGCAGATAATTTAGAGAAATATAAAAAACAGCAAGAATTATTAGAAGATAGAAATTCCTATTCCAAAACCGATACAGACGCTACTTTTATGCGAATGAAGGAGGATCATATGCGAAACGGACAACTAAAACCCGCTTACAATCTACAAATTTCTACCCATAGACAATTCATTTTACATTATTCAATTCATCCCAACCCAACAGACACCAAAACATTAGCGACTCATTTACTGGGTTTTGAAGAAAGCTATCATAAAGCTCCCAAAGAGCTTGTTGCTGATGCTGGTTATGGCTCAGAAGAAAATTACAACTTGTTAAAATCTAAGAAAATAAAAGCTTATGTTAAATATAATTACTTCAGAAAAGATCAGAAATCGGGACAAATAACCACTTCACAAAACAATCCTAAATTGGCAAAAATCAGAGAAAAGGTTTTCAAACTTCTTAATACCAGCAAGGGCATCAAACTCAGAAAACAAAGATGCCATGATGTTGAACCTGTTTTTGCAGAGCTCAAACACAACAAAAATTTTAAACGATTCATGCTTCGGGGAAAAAATAAAGTCGAGGTAGAAATCGGCATACTCGCAATTGCCCACAATCTAAAGAAAATGTCAAAAGCAGCCTAA
- a CDS encoding acyl carrier protein phosphodiesterase, with translation MNYLAHSFLSFTDQQIVGQFLEDFIRNKDRYSFPKDIQDGITLHRAIDTFTDSHPAIHEAKKAFSPLVRLYAGAFVDVSMDYFLANDLTKHSLQGWKEHSSKVYRVLNENQKWLPENFKRMLVKMEADDWLYNYREDQNIKFSIQNVLNKAKYLDKDIPVFKAFLENKEVLQECYDHFFPDLLNHTKGINSLLQLEN, from the coding sequence ATGAATTATCTAGCTCACTCTTTTCTTTCTTTTACAGATCAACAAATTGTAGGACAGTTTCTGGAAGACTTTATCCGAAATAAGGATCGGTATTCTTTTCCAAAAGACATCCAGGACGGAATCACCTTACACCGGGCTATTGATACTTTTACAGATTCACATCCCGCTATTCATGAAGCAAAAAAAGCGTTTAGCCCATTAGTAAGATTGTATGCTGGAGCATTTGTAGATGTTTCAATGGATTACTTTCTGGCAAATGATCTCACAAAACATTCATTACAGGGGTGGAAAGAGCATTCTTCAAAAGTTTACCGAGTTCTCAATGAAAACCAAAAATGGCTTCCAGAAAATTTCAAAAGAATGTTGGTTAAAATGGAAGCTGATGATTGGCTGTACAATTACCGTGAAGATCAGAACATAAAATTCAGCATACAAAACGTTCTTAACAAAGCCAAATATTTGGATAAAGACATCCCCGTTTTTAAAGCTTTTTTAGAAAATAAGGAAGTACTTCAGGAATGCTATGATCATTTTTTTCCGGATTTATTAAATCACACTAAAGGAATCAATAGCTTATTACAATTAGAAAATTAA
- a CDS encoding zinc-dependent metalloprotease: protein MKTKLTTLVLFCATLLSAQNRVFRNPINESTLKNNQKVSRELSSTYISTKYYSQPTFNLKSDLHINLPNDKEIMAKFSRTYTYSNKSESYVYAIENDPKAELVLSKYDNIVTGMYASGTGEKIMFHQTDASIFALSIVSDSKIINQDTIDDYILDKTENTNKANSNVCLSSTPVCPATRIDVMIVFTTAAKNAWGGLSQSNSFVATAITNFNTALTNSGVSNVTINLVYSGEIAYTESGSLSTDLPRLRNNNDGFMDDVHTLRTTYGADLCALVTSTPTNTCGLGYVNTSPTNYSSTSGFCVSLYNCAVSNYSLAHELGHNMGLRHDWYVDSSTTPCDHHHGYKNKKAIDLGTSSTSSQRWRTIMAYNDECSSKGFNCTRINRWANPGINYNSDPTGVAIGSAKPANEAYGFTRFACVVSTFMPETQSFLAVKEEIKEKQSFSLYPNPAKDVINISGDHDGKYSFKIYNSSGQHINTTNEKTIHLKGLPSGEYFLSIYDDKNTLIESKKFIVR, encoded by the coding sequence ATGAAAACAAAATTAACTACTCTTGTATTGTTTTGCGCTACATTATTGTCCGCCCAAAACAGAGTTTTTCGGAATCCCATTAACGAAAGTACCTTAAAAAACAATCAGAAAGTAAGCCGGGAATTATCATCCACTTATATATCGACTAAGTACTATTCCCAACCCACCTTCAATTTAAAATCCGATCTACATATCAATCTTCCGAATGATAAGGAAATAATGGCAAAATTTAGTCGGACTTATACTTACAGTAATAAAAGTGAATCCTATGTTTATGCTATTGAAAACGACCCGAAAGCCGAACTTGTCCTTTCAAAATATGACAACATCGTCACTGGAATGTACGCTTCCGGCACAGGTGAAAAGATTATGTTTCACCAAACAGACGCTTCCATCTTTGCGCTTTCTATCGTAAGTGATTCTAAAATTATTAATCAGGATACTATAGATGATTATATTCTGGATAAGACAGAAAATACCAACAAAGCTAACTCCAACGTATGCCTATCTTCAACTCCGGTTTGTCCTGCAACGAGAATTGATGTGATGATTGTTTTTACAACAGCAGCAAAAAATGCGTGGGGAGGACTTTCCCAGAGTAATTCTTTTGTGGCAACGGCAATTACTAATTTCAATACAGCATTAACCAATTCAGGAGTTTCCAATGTAACGATCAATCTTGTTTACTCAGGAGAAATCGCTTATACTGAATCCGGAAGCTTAAGTACTGACCTACCTCGACTTAGAAACAATAACGATGGTTTCATGGATGACGTACATACTTTAAGAACAACATACGGAGCCGATCTTTGCGCTTTAGTCACGTCGACACCAACCAATACTTGCGGCTTAGGATATGTAAATACCAGTCCCACTAACTATTCCAGCACTTCAGGATTTTGCGTAAGCCTATACAATTGCGCAGTTTCTAATTATTCGCTTGCTCATGAACTTGGCCACAATATGGGTCTGAGACACGACTGGTATGTAGACAGCAGTACAACTCCATGTGATCACCATCATGGTTACAAGAATAAAAAAGCTATTGACCTGGGAACTTCCAGTACTTCATCCCAAAGATGGAGAACTATTATGGCTTATAATGATGAATGTTCATCAAAAGGATTTAACTGTACAAGAATCAATCGTTGGGCTAATCCAGGCATCAATTACAATAGTGACCCAACAGGAGTTGCCATCGGAAGCGCCAAGCCTGCCAATGAAGCGTATGGGTTCACCAGATTCGCTTGTGTTGTTTCTACTTTCATGCCGGAAACCCAATCCTTCTTAGCCGTAAAAGAAGAGATCAAGGAGAAACAAAGCTTTTCACTATATCCTAATCCTGCAAAGGATGTTATTAACATTTCAGGAGACCATGATGGTAAATACTCATTCAAAATATATAATTCTTCAGGACAGCACATCAACACAACAAATGAAAAAACAATTCATTTGAAAGGATTGCCATCAGGAGAATATTTCCTAAGTATTTATGATGATAAAAATACCTTGATAGAAAGTAAAAAGTTTATTGTTAGATAA
- a CDS encoding helix-turn-helix domain-containing protein, whose protein sequence is MVLNVLKLSDIIQIDAHQLSYLLNTGFNENFFHFVNKYRVQHAKELLLDDSQKKLSMVGIAFESGFNSKTAFNTIFKKMTQMTPSEFKKKHPDL, encoded by the coding sequence ATGGTTCTTAATGTATTAAAACTATCTGATATAATCCAAATCGACGCCCATCAGCTTTCTTATCTTCTGAATACAGGTTTTAATGAGAATTTCTTTCATTTCGTCAATAAATATAGAGTTCAACATGCCAAAGAGTTACTTCTTGATGATTCTCAAAAAAAGCTTTCTATGGTGGGAATTGCTTTTGAATCCGGTTTCAATTCTAAAACAGCTTTCAATACTATTTTTAAAAAAATGACGCAAATGACTCCTTCTGAATTCAAAAAAAAACATCCTGATCTATAA
- the radA gene encoding DNA repair protein RadA → MAKLKTAYFCQNCGTQYSQWMGQCKNCGQWNTLVEEVVEKTASKSLPSSRTKQHVINIIEVEAIEEPRIKTPSEELNRVMGGGIVLGSVTLIGGEPGIGKSTLLLQLALKMKKKVFYVSGEESASQIKMRADRLAEIQNPNCFLFTETSLEKILHEAKKLEPDFMIIDSIQTLQSQLIESSPGTVSQIRECSNEIIKYAKENNTPVFLVGHITKDGQIAGPKVLEHMVDVVLNFDGDRNHLFRLLRANKNRFGSTSEIGIYEMISQGLKEIKNPSEILITKKFEELSGNSVAVTLEGNRPMLLEIQALVSTAVYGTPQRSSTGFDAKRLNMLLAVLEKRAGFQLGAKDVFLNITGGIKTDDPALDLAVIASILSSNEDIAISEHFCFAGEIGLSGEIRPVAQVEQRISEAEKLGYEKIFVSNLNKIPKRKFGIKIEEVSKIEDFHERVF, encoded by the coding sequence ATGGCAAAACTTAAAACAGCATATTTCTGTCAAAACTGTGGAACCCAATATTCTCAATGGATGGGACAATGTAAAAACTGTGGACAATGGAATACTTTAGTGGAAGAAGTCGTAGAAAAAACGGCGAGTAAAAGCCTTCCGTCTTCAAGGACTAAACAACACGTTATTAATATCATTGAAGTTGAAGCGATTGAGGAACCACGAATTAAAACCCCTTCAGAAGAACTGAATCGGGTGATGGGAGGTGGAATTGTTTTAGGCTCTGTTACTTTGATCGGTGGAGAACCCGGAATTGGAAAATCTACTCTGCTTTTACAACTGGCTCTAAAAATGAAGAAAAAAGTCTTCTATGTTTCAGGGGAAGAAAGCGCTTCGCAAATCAAAATGAGGGCTGACCGGCTAGCTGAAATCCAGAATCCCAATTGTTTTCTGTTTACAGAAACTTCACTGGAAAAAATTCTTCATGAAGCAAAAAAACTGGAGCCCGATTTTATGATCATTGACTCCATTCAGACTTTACAGTCTCAATTGATAGAAAGCTCACCAGGAACTGTTTCTCAAATCAGAGAATGCTCCAATGAAATTATTAAATATGCCAAAGAAAATAACACTCCTGTTTTTTTAGTAGGTCACATCACAAAAGACGGACAAATTGCCGGTCCAAAAGTTTTGGAGCACATGGTTGATGTAGTTTTAAATTTTGACGGGGACAGAAATCACCTTTTCAGACTTTTAAGAGCTAATAAAAACCGTTTTGGATCTACTTCAGAAATTGGAATCTATGAAATGATCTCTCAAGGTTTAAAAGAGATTAAAAATCCGTCTGAAATTTTAATTACAAAAAAATTCGAAGAACTTTCCGGTAACTCTGTAGCAGTTACATTAGAAGGAAACCGACCTATGCTCCTTGAAATCCAGGCTTTGGTAAGTACCGCTGTTTATGGAACTCCTCAAAGAAGCTCCACAGGCTTTGACGCGAAACGATTAAATATGTTACTTGCCGTATTGGAAAAGCGTGCAGGCTTTCAACTTGGAGCAAAAGACGTTTTCCTCAATATTACCGGTGGGATAAAAACAGATGACCCCGCCCTGGATCTGGCTGTTATAGCCTCTATTCTTTCGTCCAATGAAGATATTGCCATTTCTGAACATTTTTGTTTTGCAGGAGAAATTGGATTAAGTGGCGAAATCCGTCCTGTAGCACAAGTTGAACAGCGAATTTCAGAAGCGGAAAAGTTAGGCTATGAAAAGATATTTGTCTCTAACCTTAATAAAATACCTAAAAGAAAGTTTGGGATCAAGATTGAAGAAGTAAGCAAAATCGAAGATTTTCATGAGAGAGTTTTCTAA
- a CDS encoding YceI family protein — translation MKKVLFAFVFAFLSITVFAQSTWNVDPMHSSVNFNIKHMGISFVQGRFDKFEGTVVAPGSNLDKATFNFNVVTGSVNTGVEMRDKHLKSADFFDAEKFQTMKFEGTSMIKDKNNNYTLKGKLTIKDVTKEISVPLTYGGVTKNQQGKEVLGFQTKFTVNRLDYNIKFDPTGAGVAKDVDVNLYFELIKQ, via the coding sequence ATGAAAAAGGTACTATTTGCTTTTGTGTTTGCTTTTTTAAGCATTACTGTTTTTGCACAATCTACATGGAATGTAGATCCTATGCATTCGTCTGTTAATTTCAATATCAAGCATATGGGGATTAGCTTTGTGCAGGGTAGATTTGATAAGTTTGAAGGAACTGTAGTTGCGCCTGGATCCAATCTGGATAAAGCTACATTTAATTTTAATGTTGTTACAGGGTCTGTGAATACAGGGGTTGAAATGAGAGATAAACACCTGAAAAGTGCAGATTTTTTTGATGCAGAAAAATTTCAGACGATGAAGTTTGAAGGAACCTCAATGATTAAAGACAAGAATAATAACTATACATTAAAAGGAAAGCTTACGATAAAAGATGTTACTAAAGAAATTAGTGTTCCACTTACATACGGAGGTGTAACGAAAAACCAACAGGGTAAAGAAGTTTTAGGTTTTCAGACTAAATTCACCGTTAACCGTTTAGATTACAATATCAAATTTGATCCAACAGGGGCAGGAGTAGCTAAAGATGTTGATGTAAATTTATATTTTGAATTGATTAAGCAATAA
- a CDS encoding CTP synthase, with the protein MSKKNTKYIFVTGGVTSSLGKGIVSASLGLLLKSRGFNVTIQKLDPYINIDPGTLNPYEHGECYVTEDGAETDLDLGHYERYLDAPTSQNNNVTTGKIYQTVIEKERKGDFLGKTVQVIPHITNEIKRRIKILSKQNYDIIITEIGGTVGDIESLPYIETVRQLKWELGEKNSMVIHLTLLPYLASSGELKTKPSQHSVRQLMESGIMADVLVCRTEHKIPKDQRAKLAQFCNVPLDNVIECKDLATIYEVPMYLQKQNFDDVVLKGLDLKSDKEADLKDWKNFVKKFQNPKKIVEIALVGKYVSLQDSYISIAEAFKHAGADLETEVKVRWVYSGDITPENIKETLKGVNGILVAPGFGDRGIEGKVLTAQYARENKIPMLGICLGMQIMTIEFARNILGYSKANSMEFDTATEHPVISLMEEQKNVVDKGGTMRLGAWKCSLKNNSRLFDIYGSKNISERHRHRYEFNSDYMQEFEKNGFLATGTNPETGLVEALEMTDHPFYVGVQYHPEYKSTVATPHPLFRAFIKACEKK; encoded by the coding sequence ATGAGTAAAAAGAATACTAAATACATCTTTGTGACAGGAGGTGTAACTTCATCTTTGGGAAAAGGAATCGTTTCTGCTTCTTTGGGACTATTGCTGAAATCACGCGGTTTTAATGTAACGATCCAAAAACTAGATCCTTATATTAATATTGACCCAGGAACCCTGAATCCTTATGAACATGGAGAATGCTATGTAACCGAAGATGGTGCGGAGACGGATCTGGATTTAGGTCACTATGAGCGATATTTAGATGCTCCCACTTCCCAAAACAACAACGTTACTACAGGAAAAATTTACCAGACTGTAATTGAAAAAGAAAGAAAAGGAGACTTTTTAGGGAAAACAGTTCAGGTAATTCCTCATATTACTAACGAAATTAAGCGTAGAATTAAAATTCTTTCCAAACAAAATTACGATATCATTATTACAGAGATCGGAGGAACTGTTGGAGATATTGAGTCTTTACCATACATTGAAACTGTACGCCAGTTAAAATGGGAGTTGGGAGAGAAAAATTCTATGGTTATTCACCTTACTTTATTGCCTTATCTGGCTTCTAGCGGCGAATTAAAAACAAAACCTTCTCAGCATTCCGTTCGTCAATTAATGGAGAGTGGAATTATGGCTGATGTTTTGGTGTGCCGTACAGAACATAAGATTCCAAAAGATCAGAGAGCTAAGTTGGCTCAGTTCTGTAATGTTCCTTTAGATAATGTGATCGAATGTAAGGATTTAGCAACGATCTATGAAGTTCCGATGTATCTGCAAAAACAAAATTTTGATGATGTTGTTTTAAAAGGACTGGATCTAAAAAGTGATAAGGAGGCGGACTTGAAGGACTGGAAGAATTTTGTTAAAAAATTCCAGAACCCTAAAAAGATTGTTGAGATCGCTTTAGTTGGAAAATATGTTTCTCTTCAGGATTCTTATATTTCTATTGCTGAAGCATTTAAACACGCAGGAGCAGATCTTGAAACTGAAGTAAAGGTAAGATGGGTCTATAGTGGAGATATTACCCCGGAAAATATTAAAGAAACATTGAAGGGAGTTAATGGAATTCTTGTTGCTCCTGGTTTCGGAGACAGAGGAATTGAAGGGAAAGTTCTTACGGCTCAATATGCAAGAGAAAATAAAATTCCAATGTTGGGAATTTGTTTAGGAATGCAGATTATGACGATTGAATTTGCAAGAAATATTCTTGGATATTCAAAAGCGAATTCTATGGAATTTGATACCGCTACAGAGCATCCTGTAATCTCTTTAATGGAAGAGCAGAAAAATGTTGTGGATAAAGGGGGGACTATGCGTCTTGGAGCTTGGAAATGTTCATTAAAGAATAATTCTAGACTATTTGATATTTACGGAAGCAAAAATATTTCCGAAAGACACCGCCACCGTTACGAATTCAATAGTGATTATATGCAGGAGTTTGAAAAGAATGGATTTTTGGCAACAGGAACGAATCCTGAAACAGGACTGGTTGAAGCACTTGAGATGACGGATCACCCATTCTATGTTGGGGTACAATATCACCCTGAATATAAGAGTACGGTGGCGACACCGCATCCATTATTCAGAGCCTTTATTAAAGCTTGTGAAAAGAAATAA
- the yidC gene encoding membrane protein insertase YidC: MQQNNGLDKSQMISFAVLCLVLFGFMFYFQNKQQKEEQLKTQQQKTEQVKSAVKQTQASNINPNVTPNAIQVSSIGNNELKLEFSSLGGQVSKVELLKFKAYDHKSDKADLPLYLINKNNSNYGFQFKDKTGKIINTKDLVFSPTVNGNAVTLTADYNGAVIQFIYTLLPKYTLDFKVRTQGLSQVTSDTKADFLWNYNVRNLEKGRAQEQSHSEFSYAFNNYKSYDYDGRTTMDEEKETLNWIGVKQQFFSSVIEAKNGFTQSKGNQESVEEGEYLKKFSYEGFVQMTGSELNQDFTWYFMPLDLPLLKSYDKNFDEILPLGWSIIGGMNRYFFMPMYNIIASWGLTAGWVIFVMTIIVKLILSPIMYKQHKLSAMMRVIRPEIDEVNAKLKDADPMKKQQATMEVYRKAGVNQMAGCLPALVQIPIFYALFRFFPNFIDLRGKGFWFAKDLTAYDDLIKLPFKIPFLGDHLSIFALACTVVILIYTIMTSGNIQQPQQEGMPNMKVLMYIFPITFLFFLNTSASGLSWYYFVSNAINILIILVIKYWILDEKKIHAQIQANKEKPKTEGKFQKRMREMMEKAQEQQKTTEQQRKKK, encoded by the coding sequence ATGCAACAGAACAACGGACTCGATAAAAGTCAAATGATTAGTTTTGCGGTTTTATGTTTGGTTCTCTTCGGATTTATGTTTTATTTCCAAAACAAACAACAGAAAGAGGAGCAGTTGAAAACTCAACAACAAAAAACTGAACAAGTAAAAAGTGCCGTAAAACAAACTCAGGCAAGTAATATCAATCCAAATGTAACTCCTAATGCAATTCAGGTTTCCAGTATAGGAAATAATGAATTGAAATTGGAATTTTCCAGCTTGGGAGGACAGGTTTCTAAAGTAGAACTCTTAAAATTTAAAGCTTACGATCACAAAAGCGATAAAGCTGACTTACCACTTTATCTGATCAATAAAAATAATTCGAACTACGGTTTTCAGTTTAAAGATAAAACCGGTAAGATTATTAATACTAAAGACTTAGTTTTCTCTCCAACGGTTAATGGTAATGCAGTAACCCTTACTGCTGATTACAATGGTGCTGTTATTCAGTTTATTTATACATTACTTCCAAAATACACCTTAGATTTTAAAGTAAGAACTCAGGGATTGTCTCAAGTGACTTCTGATACTAAAGCAGATTTCCTTTGGAATTATAATGTGAGAAATCTTGAGAAAGGTAGAGCACAAGAACAGTCGCATTCAGAGTTCTCTTATGCATTCAATAATTATAAGAGCTATGATTATGATGGAAGAACAACGATGGATGAGGAAAAAGAAACGTTAAACTGGATTGGTGTGAAGCAACAGTTTTTCTCTTCAGTAATTGAAGCTAAAAATGGATTTACACAAAGTAAAGGAAACCAGGAATCAGTTGAGGAAGGAGAATACTTGAAAAAATTCAGCTATGAAGGATTTGTTCAAATGACAGGAAGTGAGTTAAATCAGGATTTTACCTGGTACTTTATGCCATTGGATTTACCGTTGTTGAAATCTTATGATAAAAACTTTGATGAAATACTACCATTAGGTTGGTCGATAATCGGTGGAATGAACCGTTATTTTTTCATGCCGATGTATAATATTATAGCATCTTGGGGTTTAACAGCCGGATGGGTGATTTTTGTAATGACCATTATCGTGAAGCTGATTTTATCACCTATTATGTATAAGCAACATAAGCTTAGTGCAATGATGAGAGTAATTCGTCCGGAGATTGATGAGGTGAATGCTAAATTAAAGGATGCAGATCCAATGAAAAAGCAACAAGCGACAATGGAGGTTTACCGAAAAGCGGGAGTGAATCAGATGGCTGGTTGCTTACCGGCTCTGGTACAAATTCCTATATTCTATGCTTTATTCCGTTTCTTCCCGAACTTTATTGATTTGAGAGGTAAGGGATTCTGGTTTGCAAAAGATTTAACAGCCTATGATGATTTAATTAAGTTACCGTTTAAGATTCCTTTTTTAGGTGATCATTTAAGTATTTTTGCATTGGCTTGTACGGTGGTAATCTTGATCTATACGATTATGACTTCAGGAAATATTCAACAGCCTCAGCAGGAAGGTATGCCGAATATGAAAGTGTTGATGTATATTTTCCCAATTACTTTCTTATTCTTCTTGAATACTTCAGCTTCAGGTCTTTCATGGTATTACTTTGTTTCAAATGCAATTAATATCTTGATTATTCTTGTTATTAAATACTGGATTCTGGATGAAAAGAAAATTCATGCACAGATTCAGGCTAACAAAGAAAAGCCGAAAACTGAAGGTAAGTTCCAGAAAAGAATGAGAGAGATGATGGAGAAGGCTCAGGAACAGCAAAAAACAACAGAGCAACAGAGAAAAAAGAAATAA
- a CDS encoding ribonuclease HII, protein MDLLKKWSDSYIEAGCDEVGRGCLCGPVVAAAVILDHNFNQNLVNDSKKLNFKTRIDLDNYIKDNVQDYAIAELPPDFIDLHNILNASIHAMHQALDKLTIRPELILVDGNKFHPYNFIPHQCIIKGDSKILSIAAASILAKNYRDRLMIQLHDEFPEYGWNTNFGYATKKHQEALIRFGPTKYHRQSFRLKYD, encoded by the coding sequence ATGGATTTATTAAAAAAGTGGTCTGACTCTTATATTGAGGCAGGATGTGATGAAGTTGGCAGAGGCTGCTTATGTGGCCCGGTAGTAGCAGCCGCAGTTATTTTAGATCATAATTTCAACCAAAATCTGGTTAATGATTCTAAAAAGCTAAATTTTAAAACAAGAATAGATCTTGATAACTATATTAAAGACAATGTACAGGATTATGCTATCGCAGAGTTACCTCCGGATTTTATCGACCTTCATAACATTCTCAACGCAAGTATTCATGCGATGCATCAAGCATTGGATAAACTAACCATACGACCTGAGTTGATATTGGTAGATGGGAATAAGTTCCACCCTTATAATTTCATTCCTCATCAATGCATTATAAAAGGAGACTCAAAAATACTTTCCATTGCTGCAGCTTCTATTTTAGCCAAAAACTACAGAGACCGGCTCATGATTCAGCTTCATGACGAATTTCCTGAATATGGATGGAATACCAATTTTGGTTATGCTACTAAAAAACATCAGGAAGCACTCATCAGATTCGGTCCAACAAAATACCACAGACAGTCTTTCAGATTGAAATACGATTAA